The Enterobacter asburiae genomic sequence GGTAGTACCGTTAAGGGATATCGCAGCCTGACCGAGACGGAAATCGGCGCAATGAACGATCTGAAAGCTATTAGCCGTAATTTCCTGGCTGAGATTGAAATGCTGTCTACCAACAGTGAATACGATCGTCGTTGGTTAGCCATCGCGAAAACCGATATGCAGACTGCATGCATGGCGGCCTGTCGTGCCGTTGCTCGCCCTGATGCGGATTGCTAACTCCTCAGCACTCTAACAAAAAGCCAGCCTAACCCGCTGGCTTTTTCATTTGGTCGGGATTCCGACCGCGCACCTCGCTAACAATCTCCCCACAACCAGCCCGGCGGGGACGCCGGATAACTGAATTTTCCCGCAGTGCGTACGCGCCACGCGCATTGTGTTAATCGGGCCGGGCAACCGACAACCCAGCAGGCGATATTTTCTGGAGTGATTGTTATGTCATTTGATACCAATAAGAACATGATCACCGCTGCGTTTATCACGCAGTTTCATGATTCTTTCGAAATCGCCGCGCAGCAGAAGGATTCCCGCCTGCAGGCTGCGGTAAACGACCGTGGGATGATCACCGGCGAAGCGTTCACCATTAACGATATGGGCACCATCGAAATGACGCAGATCACCACGCGTTTTGGTGACACCGTATGGGACCTGCCAGACGCTGGCACCCGTAATGCGTTGATGGCGGACTACGCTGTATTCGTGCCAGTTGAAAAACGTGACCTGCGTAAACTGCTGGCCGACCCGCAGGGTCCATATCTGCAGCTCACCCTGGCGGCCTCCAACCGCAAAAA encodes the following:
- a CDS encoding Acb2/Tad1 domain-containing protein; this translates as MSEAKPQDGSTVKGYRSLTETEIGAMNDLKAISRNFLAEIEMLSTNSEYDRRWLAIAKTDMQTACMAACRAVARPDADC